A DNA window from Streptomyces bacillaris contains the following coding sequences:
- a CDS encoding Ms4533A family Cys-rich leader peptide, with protein sequence MSRSPAPSEIAALELALLGVTGHCVADILCR encoded by the coding sequence ATGTCACGCAGCCCCGCACCCTCCGAGATCGCCGCCCTTGAGCTGGCGCTTCTCGGCGTGACCGGGCACTGCGTAGCCGACATTCTCTGTCGCTGA
- a CDS encoding TetR/AcrR family transcriptional regulator: MSAIEQTEAARPRGTRLPRRARRNQLLGAAQEVFVAQGYHSAAMDDIAERAGVSKPVLYQHFPGKLELYLALLDQHCESLLQAVVTALASTTDNKLRVEATMDAYFAYVEDEGGAFRLVFESDLTNEPAVRERVDRVSLQCAEAISDVIAGDTGLSKDESMLLAVGLGGVSQVVARYWLSSGSSIPRDTAVQLLTSLAWRGIAGFPLHGVEQH, translated from the coding sequence GTGAGCGCCATCGAGCAGACAGAGGCAGCGCGCCCGCGGGGCACGCGTCTTCCCCGCCGCGCCCGACGCAATCAGCTGCTGGGCGCCGCGCAGGAGGTCTTTGTCGCACAGGGCTACCACTCCGCCGCGATGGACGACATCGCCGAGCGTGCCGGGGTGAGCAAGCCGGTGCTCTACCAGCACTTCCCCGGGAAGCTGGAGCTGTATCTGGCCCTCCTGGACCAGCACTGCGAGTCGCTCCTCCAGGCCGTGGTGACGGCGCTGGCGTCGACGACCGACAACAAGCTGCGCGTCGAGGCGACCATGGACGCCTATTTCGCGTACGTGGAGGACGAGGGCGGCGCCTTCCGGCTCGTCTTCGAGTCGGACCTGACCAACGAGCCCGCCGTGCGCGAGCGGGTGGACCGGGTCTCCCTCCAGTGCGCCGAGGCGATCTCCGACGTGATCGCCGGGGACACCGGGCTCTCCAAGGACGAGTCGATGCTCCTGGCGGTCGGGCTCGGCGGCGTGTCGCAGGTGGTGGCGCGCTACTGGCTCTCCAGCGGCTCCAGCATCCCGCGCGACACGGCGGTGCAGCTGCTCACCTCGCTGGCCTGGCGGGGCATCGCGGGCTTCCCGCTGCACGGCGTCGAGCAGCACTGA
- a CDS encoding ABC transporter substrate-binding protein: protein MRQPSPIARCVAAATVALVLAAGAAACGPEDSKGGDSGSGAEGTPQKGGTLTVLNRNPQQDFDPARLYTSGGGNVPSLVFRTLTTRNREDGAEGAKVVPDLATDLGRPNEDATVWTYTLKEGLKYEDGTAITSADIKYGIERSFAAELFGGAPYLRDWLIGGADYQGPYKEKKGLDSIEVPDDRTIVFRLNKPEGEFPYLATQTQTTPVPKAKDTGTKYEEHPVSSGPYKVVSNENDGERLILERNPHWSAATDEERKAYPDRIDVRSGLDATVINQRLSASQGPDAAAVTTDTNLGPAELAKAGSDKELATRVGTGHFGYTNYIAFNPEVKPFDDPKVRQAIAYAVDRTSVINAAGGSSLAEPATTFLPERDFFGHQPYDHFPAGKTGNAEKARELLKEAGHEKGLTVTLTHSNAKDFQTSPEIATAIQAALKKAGITVKLQGLEDNDYSDTTHDAKRTPGFFLSRWGADWPSGGPFLAPIFDGRQIVRDGSNYNAAFLNDPEVNKEIDEINKLTDLKAAAARWGALDSKIGEKALTVPLFHPVYKRLYGESVKNVVISDWTGVLDVSQVAVK, encoded by the coding sequence ATGCGTCAACCGTCCCCCATAGCTCGCTGCGTGGCCGCCGCCACCGTCGCCCTCGTCCTCGCCGCGGGTGCCGCGGCCTGCGGCCCGGAGGACAGCAAGGGCGGCGACAGCGGCTCCGGGGCCGAGGGCACGCCGCAGAAGGGCGGCACCCTCACCGTCCTGAACCGCAACCCCCAGCAGGACTTCGACCCCGCCCGGCTCTACACCTCCGGCGGCGGCAACGTCCCCTCCCTCGTCTTCCGCACCCTCACCACCCGCAACCGCGAGGACGGCGCCGAGGGCGCGAAGGTCGTCCCCGACCTCGCCACCGACCTGGGCAGGCCCAACGAGGACGCCACGGTGTGGACGTACACCCTGAAGGAAGGGCTCAAGTACGAGGACGGCACCGCGATCACCTCCGCCGACATCAAGTACGGCATCGAGCGCTCCTTCGCCGCCGAACTCTTCGGCGGCGCCCCCTACCTGCGGGACTGGCTGATCGGCGGCGCCGACTACCAGGGCCCGTACAAGGAGAAGAAGGGGCTCGACTCCATCGAGGTGCCCGACGACCGGACCATCGTCTTCCGGCTGAACAAGCCCGAGGGCGAGTTCCCGTATCTGGCGACCCAGACCCAGACCACCCCCGTACCCAAGGCCAAGGACACCGGCACCAAGTACGAGGAGCACCCGGTCTCCTCGGGTCCGTACAAGGTCGTCTCCAACGAGAACGACGGCGAGCGGCTGATCCTGGAGCGCAACCCGCACTGGTCCGCGGCGACCGACGAGGAGCGCAAGGCCTACCCCGACCGCATCGACGTCCGCTCCGGACTCGACGCCACCGTCATCAACCAGCGGCTCTCCGCCTCCCAGGGCCCCGACGCCGCCGCCGTCACCACCGACACCAACCTCGGCCCCGCCGAACTCGCCAAGGCCGGCAGCGACAAGGAGCTCGCCACCCGCGTCGGCACCGGCCACTTCGGCTACACCAACTACATCGCCTTCAACCCGGAGGTGAAGCCCTTCGACGACCCGAAGGTGCGCCAGGCGATCGCGTACGCCGTCGACCGCACCTCGGTCATCAACGCGGCGGGCGGCTCCTCGCTCGCCGAGCCCGCCACCACCTTCCTCCCCGAGCGGGACTTCTTCGGACACCAGCCCTACGACCACTTCCCGGCCGGGAAGACGGGCAACGCCGAGAAGGCCAGGGAGCTGCTGAAGGAGGCCGGGCACGAGAAGGGGCTCACCGTCACCCTCACCCACTCCAACGCCAAGGACTTCCAGACCAGCCCGGAGATCGCCACCGCGATCCAGGCCGCGCTCAAGAAGGCCGGGATCACCGTGAAGCTCCAGGGGCTGGAGGACAACGACTACTCCGACACCACCCACGACGCCAAGAGGACGCCCGGCTTCTTCCTCTCCCGCTGGGGCGCCGACTGGCCCTCCGGCGGCCCCTTCCTCGCCCCGATCTTCGACGGCCGGCAGATCGTCCGGGACGGCTCCAACTACAATGCCGCCTTCCTGAACGACCCCGAGGTCAACAAGGAGATCGACGAGATCAACAAGCTGACCGACCTGAAGGCCGCCGCCGCCCGCTGGGGCGCGCTCGACAGCAAGATCGGTGAGAAGGCGCTGACCGTCCCGCTCTTCCACCCGGTCTACAAGCGGCTGTACGGCGAGAGCGTCAAGAACGTCGTCATCAGCGACTGGACCGGTGTCCTCGACGTCTCCCAGGTCGCGGTCAAGTAA
- a CDS encoding ferritin-like fold-containing protein, whose protein sequence is METPDNATEHPEEAPGATGIAAQDWATAAAEPQYRAAVVDLLGALAYGELAAFERLAEDAKLAPTLGDKAELAKMAAAEFHHFERLTERLGAIEEDPTTAMEPFAKALDDFHRQTAPSDWLEGLVKAYVGDSIASDFYREVAARLDSDTRALVLAVLDDTGHGNFAVEKVRAAIEADPRVGGRLALWARRLMGEALSQAQRVVADRDALSTMLVGGVADGFDLAEVGRMFSRITEAHTKRMAALGLAA, encoded by the coding sequence ATGGAGACGCCTGACAACGCCACTGAACACCCCGAAGAAGCGCCCGGAGCGACCGGAATCGCCGCCCAGGACTGGGCCACCGCCGCCGCGGAGCCGCAGTACCGCGCCGCGGTCGTGGACCTGCTGGGCGCCCTCGCCTACGGCGAGCTGGCCGCCTTCGAGCGGCTCGCGGAGGACGCGAAACTCGCGCCGACCCTCGGGGACAAGGCGGAGCTGGCGAAGATGGCCGCCGCCGAGTTCCACCACTTCGAGCGGCTGACCGAGCGGCTCGGCGCCATCGAGGAGGACCCCACCACCGCGATGGAGCCCTTCGCCAAGGCGCTCGACGACTTCCACCGCCAGACGGCCCCGTCCGACTGGCTGGAGGGCCTGGTCAAGGCGTACGTGGGTGACTCGATCGCCAGCGACTTCTACCGGGAGGTCGCGGCCCGGCTCGACTCGGACACCCGCGCCCTTGTCCTCGCCGTGCTCGACGACACGGGCCACGGCAACTTCGCCGTGGAGAAGGTGCGCGCCGCGATCGAGGCCGACCCGCGCGTCGGCGGGCGGCTTGCGCTCTGGGCCCGCCGGCTGATGGGCGAGGCGCTCTCGCAGGCCCAGCGGGTGGTCGCGGACCGCGACGCGCTCTCGACGATGCTGGTGGGCGGCGTCGCGGACGGCTTCGACCTGGCGGAGGTGGGCCGGATGTTCTCCCGGATCACCGAGGCCCACACCAAGCGCATGGCCGCGCTGGGGCTGGCCGCGTAG
- a CDS encoding alpha/beta fold hydrolase yields MSSTELPGAQAVAAAAAPTVSAVRVAEGERLRSVALPGLTLTVRSRPVDRTGRPPALFVHGLGGSSQNWSGLMPLLADVVDPEAVDLPGFGDSPPPDDGNYSVTGHARAVIRLLDSGERGPVHLFGNSLGGAVATRVAAVRPDLVRTLTLISPALPEWRVQRSAAPTALLAVPGVAPLFARLTKDWTAEQRTRGVMALCYGDPARVSDEGFRNAVAEMERRLELPYFWDAMARSARGIVDAYTLGGQHGLWRQAERVLAPTQLVYGGRDQLVSYRMARRASAAFRDARLLTLPDAGHVAMMEYPEAVAQAFRELLDDCGGS; encoded by the coding sequence ATGTCTTCGACCGAGCTGCCGGGTGCCCAGGCCGTCGCCGCGGCGGCGGCTCCTACGGTCAGCGCCGTCCGGGTCGCCGAAGGGGAGCGGCTGCGCTCGGTGGCCCTGCCGGGGCTCACGCTGACCGTCCGTTCCCGGCCCGTGGACCGGACGGGACGGCCCCCCGCGCTCTTCGTGCACGGGCTCGGCGGCTCCTCGCAGAACTGGTCGGGGCTGATGCCGCTGCTGGCGGACGTCGTCGACCCCGAGGCCGTCGATCTGCCCGGATTCGGCGACTCGCCGCCGCCGGACGACGGCAACTACTCGGTCACCGGGCACGCCCGTGCGGTGATCCGGCTGCTCGACTCGGGTGAACGCGGCCCCGTTCATCTGTTCGGCAACTCGCTGGGCGGCGCGGTCGCCACCCGGGTGGCCGCCGTCCGCCCCGACCTCGTGCGCACCCTCACCCTGATCTCGCCCGCGCTGCCCGAGTGGCGGGTGCAGCGCTCCGCCGCGCCGACGGCGCTCCTGGCGGTGCCGGGGGTCGCTCCCCTGTTCGCCCGGCTCACGAAGGACTGGACGGCGGAGCAGCGGACCCGTGGAGTCATGGCACTCTGTTACGGCGATCCGGCACGGGTCTCCGACGAAGGCTTCCGCAACGCGGTGGCCGAGATGGAGCGCCGGCTGGAGCTGCCGTACTTCTGGGACGCGATGGCGCGTTCGGCCCGGGGCATCGTGGACGCGTACACCCTGGGCGGCCAGCACGGACTGTGGCGCCAGGCCGAGCGGGTGCTCGCACCGACCCAGCTCGTGTACGGCGGACGGGACCAGCTCGTCTCGTACCGGATGGCACGCAGGGCGTCCGCGGCCTTCCGCGACGCCCGGCTGCTGACCCTGCCCGACGCGGGGCACGTGGCGATGATGGAGTACCCGGAGGCGGTCGCCCAGGCGTTCCGGGAACTGCTGGACGATTGCGGCGGGAGCTGA
- a CDS encoding DUF3107 domain-containing protein, with the protein MEVKIGVQHTPREIVLESGLSAEDVESAVAAALGGKAELLSLTDDKGRKVLVPADRIAYVEIGEPTTRRVGFGAL; encoded by the coding sequence GTGGAGGTCAAGATCGGGGTGCAGCACACGCCCCGCGAGATCGTTCTGGAGAGCGGGCTTTCCGCCGAGGACGTCGAGAGCGCGGTCGCCGCTGCACTGGGCGGCAAGGCGGAGCTGCTGAGCCTCACGGACGACAAGGGCCGCAAGGTCCTGGTACCGGCCGACCGCATCGCGTACGTGGAGATCGGTGAGCCGACCACCCGGCGTGTGGGGTTCGGCGCGCTGTAG
- a CDS encoding DEAD/DEAH box helicase translates to MSPFPIQELTLPVALSGSDVIGQAKTGTGKTLGFGLPLLERVTVPADVEAGRAKPEELTDAPQALVVVPTRELCTQVTNDLLTAGKVRNVRVLAIYGGRAYEPQVEALKKGVDVIVGTPGRLLDLAGQRKLDLSHIRGLVLDEADEMLDLGFLPDVERIITMLPAKRQTMLFSATMPGAVISLARRYMSQPTHINATSPDDEGTTVKNTEQHVYRAHSMDKPEMVSRILQAEGRGLAMIFCRTKRTAADIAEQLEKRGFASGAVHGDLGQGAREQALRAFRNGKVDVLVCTDVAARGIDVEGVTHVINYQSPEDEKTYLHRIGRTGRAGAKGTAITLVDWDDIPRWQLINKALDLKFPDPPETYSTSPHLFEELGIPAGTKGVLPRAERTRAGLRAEEVEDLGETGGRGRRSAAPAPAREEREPRTRTPRQRRRTRGGSTMTESTATVPAPAKEATPVAPAGDEPSEAQARTPRRRRRTRIGVADTVTEPLTEASVAVAEAPAAPASAADVVAEPVAAAVAEPVVEPVAEAKPRRRRSRAAKPVAAEPVAQIPAAAAPAEAGFQTVAAAAGIAEPVAEPVATRPRRRARIVQPADEVDFQIAPPSEPEPEAKTRRRPARATSRPKAEATTKAEPKPKAEAVTETESKPKRATRAKAAAPAEAAAPEAPVADGTETKPRRRRATRAASNAEAGTVAPEAPAADETEAKPRRRRATRSVTSTASQEAAVVSEAEAVVSEAAAETKPRRRRATRAAGKATASTES, encoded by the coding sequence ATGTCCCCCTTCCCCATCCAGGAGCTGACGCTCCCCGTCGCGCTCTCCGGCTCCGACGTCATCGGCCAGGCCAAGACCGGCACCGGCAAGACGCTCGGCTTCGGACTCCCCCTCCTGGAGCGCGTCACCGTCCCCGCCGACGTCGAGGCGGGGCGCGCGAAGCCCGAAGAGCTGACCGACGCCCCCCAGGCGCTCGTCGTCGTCCCCACCCGTGAGCTGTGCACCCAGGTCACCAACGACCTGCTGACCGCCGGCAAGGTCCGTAACGTCCGCGTTCTCGCGATCTACGGCGGCCGGGCGTACGAGCCCCAGGTGGAGGCCCTCAAGAAGGGCGTCGACGTGATCGTCGGCACCCCGGGCCGGCTGCTCGACCTGGCGGGCCAGCGCAAGCTGGACCTCTCCCACATCCGCGGGCTCGTCCTGGACGAGGCCGACGAGATGCTGGACCTGGGCTTCCTGCCCGACGTCGAGCGCATCATCACGATGCTGCCGGCCAAGCGCCAGACGATGCTGTTCTCGGCCACCATGCCCGGTGCCGTCATCAGCCTCGCCCGCCGCTACATGTCGCAGCCGACCCACATCAACGCCACCTCGCCGGACGACGAGGGCACGACCGTCAAGAACACCGAGCAGCACGTCTACCGCGCGCACTCGATGGACAAGCCCGAGATGGTCTCGCGGATCCTCCAGGCCGAGGGCCGCGGGCTGGCGATGATCTTCTGCCGGACCAAGCGGACGGCGGCCGACATCGCGGAGCAACTGGAGAAGCGCGGCTTCGCCTCCGGCGCGGTCCACGGCGACCTCGGCCAGGGCGCCCGCGAGCAGGCGCTGCGCGCCTTCCGCAACGGCAAGGTCGACGTCCTCGTCTGCACGGATGTCGCCGCGCGCGGCATCGACGTCGAGGGTGTGACCCATGTCATCAACTACCAGTCGCCGGAGGACGAGAAGACCTACCTCCACCGCATCGGCCGCACCGGCCGGGCGGGTGCCAAGGGCACCGCGATCACGCTGGTCGACTGGGACGACATCCCGCGCTGGCAGCTGATCAACAAGGCGCTGGACCTGAAGTTCCCGGACCCGCCGGAGACGTACTCCACCTCGCCGCACCTCTTCGAGGAGCTGGGCATCCCGGCCGGCACCAAGGGTGTCCTGCCGCGCGCCGAGCGGACCCGTGCCGGTCTGCGTGCGGAGGAGGTCGAGGACCTGGGCGAGACCGGTGGCCGCGGCCGCAGGTCCGCCGCCCCGGCACCGGCCCGTGAGGAGCGCGAGCCCCGTACGCGTACGCCGCGTCAGCGCCGCCGTACCCGTGGCGGGTCCACCATGACGGAGTCCACGGCGACGGTCCCGGCCCCCGCCAAGGAGGCCACACCGGTCGCCCCGGCCGGTGACGAGCCGTCCGAGGCCCAGGCGCGCACCCCGCGCCGCCGTCGCCGTACGCGGATCGGCGTGGCCGACACCGTGACCGAGCCCCTGACCGAGGCGTCCGTGGCGGTCGCCGAGGCCCCGGCGGCTCCCGCCTCGGCCGCCGATGTCGTGGCCGAGCCGGTGGCGGCCGCCGTGGCCGAGCCGGTCGTGGAGCCGGTGGCGGAGGCCAAGCCGCGCCGCCGTCGCAGCCGCGCCGCGAAGCCGGTGGCCGCCGAGCCGGTGGCGCAGATTCCCGCCGCCGCTGCCCCGGCCGAGGCCGGGTTCCAGACCGTGGCGGCCGCCGCAGGCATCGCGGAGCCGGTGGCCGAGCCGGTCGCGACCCGGCCGCGCCGCCGCGCCCGGATCGTACAGCCGGCCGACGAGGTCGACTTCCAGATCGCCCCGCCCTCCGAGCCGGAGCCGGAGGCGAAGACCCGCCGCCGCCCGGCCCGCGCCACGAGCCGCCCGAAGGCCGAGGCCACCACGAAGGCCGAGCCGAAGCCGAAGGCCGAAGCGGTCACGGAGACCGAGTCGAAGCCGAAGCGGGCGACCCGGGCGAAGGCCGCGGCCCCCGCCGAGGCGGCCGCACCGGAGGCACCGGTGGCCGACGGGACCGAGACGAAGCCCCGTCGCCGTCGCGCCACCCGCGCCGCGAGCAACGCGGAGGCCGGGACGGTCGCGCCGGAGGCCCCGGCCGCCGACGAGACCGAGGCCAAGCCCCGGCGCCGCCGCGCGACCCGGAGCGTCACCTCGACCGCGTCCCAGGAGGCCGCCGTGGTCTCCGAGGCCGAGGCCGTGGTGAGCGAGGCCGCCGCCGAGACGAAGCCGCGCCGCCGCCGCGCCACCCGCGCCGCGGGCAAGGCGACGGCCTCGACCGAGAGCTGA
- a CDS encoding DUF3152 domain-containing protein: protein MGRHSRKGAEATRPDAAAAEQGARRAVPRPAPGTGRRRRQGAVDPAEGPATFQDAPQVRGGHPESHEPGGGWGAGPAYARQPYGQQHATPYGPPGRRPQSQGQDQGRGPGRGTGSGQDQEAREQAVARQVSAQRVAAQRAADDRTARQPAAGPGAMPGPRREFVDAFDDAFDDEASAPAVSPDAGAPEGPDRGPDGTAPERPGPKGSKGRTFTGIAAAAVTTVLAVVVAGQVADDSADREAAAARAAGVERDGGEGASRSDARPTPEHPASRPPEVKPLSYAEKMAQPYPVAADLKATGAFEAVPGLAKAPGKGQKYRYRIDVEKGLSLDAGLFAEAVQKTLNDNRSWAHNGAMTFERISSGSPDFVITLASPGTTGEWCAKSGLDTTVDNVSCDSASTDRVMINAYRWAQGSATFGPKNLLAYRQMLINHEVGHRLGHNHVSCRTPGALAPVMQQQTKTLDIDGIKCKPNPWAYPDS from the coding sequence GTGGGACGACACAGCCGAAAGGGCGCCGAGGCCACCCGCCCGGACGCCGCAGCGGCGGAACAGGGCGCCCGGCGCGCCGTACCCCGGCCCGCCCCCGGCACCGGCCGGCGCAGGCGCCAGGGAGCGGTGGACCCGGCCGAGGGGCCCGCGACCTTCCAGGACGCCCCCCAAGTGCGCGGCGGCCACCCCGAGAGCCACGAGCCGGGCGGCGGCTGGGGCGCCGGACCGGCGTACGCCCGGCAGCCGTACGGGCAGCAGCACGCGACGCCGTACGGGCCTCCCGGCCGCCGGCCCCAGAGCCAGGGGCAGGATCAGGGCCGTGGCCCCGGCCGGGGGACCGGTTCCGGCCAGGACCAGGAAGCCCGGGAGCAGGCCGTGGCGCGTCAGGTGTCCGCCCAGCGGGTCGCCGCCCAGCGCGCCGCCGACGACCGGACCGCGCGGCAGCCGGCCGCCGGGCCCGGCGCGATGCCGGGCCCGCGCCGGGAGTTCGTCGACGCTTTCGACGACGCCTTCGACGACGAGGCGTCCGCCCCGGCCGTGTCCCCCGACGCGGGTGCCCCGGAGGGACCGGACCGTGGCCCGGACGGGACGGCCCCCGAGCGCCCCGGCCCCAAGGGAAGCAAGGGGCGGACCTTCACCGGGATCGCCGCTGCCGCCGTGACGACCGTCCTCGCGGTCGTGGTGGCCGGACAGGTCGCCGATGACTCCGCCGACCGGGAGGCCGCCGCTGCCCGTGCCGCGGGCGTCGAACGGGACGGCGGCGAGGGCGCCTCGCGCTCGGATGCCCGGCCCACCCCCGAGCACCCCGCGAGCAGGCCGCCCGAGGTCAAGCCCCTCTCGTACGCGGAGAAGATGGCGCAGCCCTATCCGGTCGCCGCGGACCTGAAGGCGACCGGGGCGTTCGAGGCGGTGCCCGGCCTGGCGAAGGCGCCCGGCAAGGGGCAGAAGTACCGCTACCGGATCGATGTCGAGAAGGGGCTCTCCCTCGATGCCGGTCTCTTCGCGGAGGCCGTCCAGAAGACGCTGAATGACAACCGGAGCTGGGCGCACAACGGCGCGATGACCTTCGAGCGGATCTCCTCGGGGAGCCCCGACTTCGTGATCACGCTCGCCAGTCCGGGAACGACCGGTGAATGGTGTGCGAAATCCGGTCTGGACACCACGGTCGACAATGTCTCGTGCGATTCCGCCTCGACCGACCGCGTGATGATCAACGCTTATCGGTGGGCGCAGGGTTCCGCCACCTTCGGCCCGAAGAATCTGCTGGCCTACCGTCAGATGCTCATCAATCACGAAGTCGGCCACCGGCTCGGACACAATCATGTGAGCTGCCGCACGCCCGGCGCCCTGGCCCCCGTGATGCAGCAGCAGACGAAAACCCTGGACATCGACGGGATCAAGTGCAAGCCCAACCCCTGGGCGTACCCGGACAGTTGA